Proteins encoded within one genomic window of Geotalea daltonii FRC-32:
- a CDS encoding putative nucleotidyltransferase substrate binding domain-containing protein produces MPSQNVMTEESPEAVVNTAMEQVLRFLPLLEREESLRFLRFLSENVNGEIDRINTFSTREIELRQRASVETDFAVLTEIHDALNELELERFLKTLSVPALHRNCTDYRDLLAGRVLELVSQEMERSGKGAPPLSFALISMGSDGREEQTLITDQDYLIVYEDGGGEAADNYFREFSELLVEKLAEVGFKKCTGDIMPTNQTWRGSLAQWKRRLLAIVRYEFADYAKNLMDLIVLSDARYVAGERELADQLVSTIRAFQQDYFQVLWGMAKAATEMKLALGFLKRLWTEGSGDHKGEFNLKLLAWAPLVMNVRILAINQAIPATNTLQRIEFLEKEKSLSHTMAIGLKDAYHILTRHRILLQIKVIKGIEKDSYHLNPYQLPTEERERIRHALLRIEELQKTIHVNFSIM; encoded by the coding sequence ATGCCCTCACAGAATGTCATGACAGAAGAGTCCCCTGAAGCGGTCGTCAATACCGCCATGGAGCAGGTGTTGCGTTTTCTTCCCTTACTGGAAAGGGAAGAATCCTTGCGCTTTCTCCGTTTTTTGTCAGAAAACGTCAATGGTGAAATAGACAGAATAAATACTTTTTCAACCCGTGAGATCGAACTACGGCAACGGGCTTCAGTTGAAACAGACTTTGCAGTCCTCACGGAAATCCATGACGCTCTGAACGAGCTTGAGCTGGAGAGGTTTCTCAAGACCCTTTCGGTACCGGCGCTGCACAGGAACTGCACAGACTATAGGGATCTTCTGGCGGGGCGGGTCCTGGAATTGGTCAGCCAGGAGATGGAACGATCGGGTAAGGGAGCTCCACCGTTATCATTTGCCCTGATAAGCATGGGAAGCGATGGCCGGGAAGAGCAGACGCTGATAACCGACCAGGATTACCTTATCGTTTATGAAGACGGTGGCGGTGAGGCCGCCGACAACTATTTCAGGGAATTCTCGGAACTTCTGGTGGAGAAACTTGCCGAGGTGGGCTTCAAGAAATGCACCGGCGATATCATGCCCACCAACCAGACCTGGAGAGGTTCCCTTGCCCAATGGAAAAGGCGTCTTCTCGCCATCGTCCGCTATGAGTTTGCAGACTACGCTAAAAATCTCATGGATTTGATCGTCCTTTCCGACGCCCGCTATGTGGCCGGCGAGCGAGAGCTGGCCGACCAGCTGGTTTCCACCATTCGCGCCTTTCAGCAGGATTACTTTCAGGTTTTATGGGGGATGGCCAAGGCCGCCACCGAAATGAAACTTGCTTTGGGCTTCCTGAAGAGGCTCTGGACCGAAGGATCGGGAGATCATAAGGGAGAATTCAACCTCAAGCTGCTCGCCTGGGCGCCGCTGGTCATGAATGTGCGCATCCTGGCCATCAATCAGGCAATTCCTGCAACCAACACCCTGCAGCGAATAGAATTTCTTGAAAAGGAAAAGAGCCTTTCGCATACCATGGCCATCGGCTTGAAAGATGCCTACCATATTCTTACCAGACATCGGATTCTGCTCCAGATCAAGGTGATAAAGGGAATCGAAAAGGACTCTTACCATCTGAACCCTTATCAGCTGCCGACGGAAGAGCGTGAGCGTATCCGGCACGCCCTGCTGCGCATCGAGGAACTTCAGAAGACTATCCATGTGAATTTCTCCATCATGTAG
- a CDS encoding solute symporter family protein — translation MKKLLVGLALALSVGSMAFAEEQKAPAGAVAAPAAQTATPASSTAPAAMQAVPAPAAKPASDGKLKANPKVTIPIFLIIIGATMCVVVWSAKRTKSAADFYTAGGGITGTQNGWAIAGDYMSAASFLGISGMISLYGYDGFMYSVGWLVAYITVLLIVAEPCRNAGKYTLGDILSFRTEPKPVRAVAAISVVAVSTFYLTAQMVGAGKLMQLLLGINYKFAIIGVGILMVGYVVFGGMTATTWVQIIKAGLLMTGAAILSLLVMIKSNMNPIQFFNDIATNPNIADHVKLLPIYLKELDAGTATADAGQRFLEPGLFLTNPLDQISLGMALVLGTAGMPHILMRFFTVPTAQAARKSVIVAMWIIGSFYILTTLLGFGAAIHLSPQGIQKVDKGGNMAAMMLAKAMGGDISPFVGDLLLAFLCAVAFATILAVVSGLVLAASAAIAHDIYVNVIKDGHADQHEQVMAARITSLVVGAMGIVIGIAAEKQNVAHLVALAFAVASSGNLPVVVLSLFWRKFNTAGVISGLLVGTIASIGLVMVSPNMTYPNKVADDAKKAYTLLEKEIAAGKVAPDAMDKTLKTIAEKKDVEVKNRGGKSMMGLEKPLFTLKNPGIISIPLGFMAAILGALAFPSRRSEEMFDEIYVRQNTGIGMAKAIDH, via the coding sequence ATGAAAAAACTACTCGTAGGATTAGCGTTAGCCCTTTCCGTGGGCTCAATGGCTTTCGCAGAGGAGCAGAAAGCTCCTGCCGGGGCAGTCGCTGCACCGGCCGCCCAGACAGCCACTCCGGCATCTTCTACAGCTCCTGCAGCTATGCAGGCAGTGCCCGCTCCTGCTGCCAAGCCTGCCAGTGACGGCAAGCTCAAGGCGAACCCGAAAGTCACCATCCCGATCTTCCTGATCATCATCGGTGCTACAATGTGCGTAGTCGTCTGGTCTGCAAAGCGGACCAAGTCTGCTGCAGATTTTTATACCGCTGGCGGCGGCATCACCGGCACACAGAACGGTTGGGCTATTGCCGGTGATTACATGTCGGCCGCTTCCTTTCTGGGTATATCCGGCATGATCTCCCTGTATGGCTATGACGGGTTCATGTACTCGGTCGGCTGGCTGGTGGCCTACATCACGGTCCTTCTGATCGTCGCCGAACCATGCCGTAACGCAGGCAAGTACACCCTGGGCGATATCCTTTCCTTCCGCACCGAGCCCAAACCTGTCCGTGCTGTGGCTGCTATCTCCGTTGTTGCGGTCTCCACCTTCTATCTCACCGCGCAAATGGTAGGTGCCGGCAAACTGATGCAGCTTCTTCTCGGGATCAATTACAAATTTGCCATCATCGGCGTCGGTATTCTGATGGTCGGCTATGTTGTTTTCGGCGGCATGACCGCCACCACCTGGGTACAGATCATCAAGGCCGGCCTGCTTATGACCGGTGCTGCAATTCTTTCATTGCTGGTAATGATCAAATCGAATATGAACCCGATTCAGTTCTTTAATGATATCGCAACTAATCCCAATATTGCAGATCATGTGAAATTGCTGCCGATCTATCTGAAAGAGCTCGATGCAGGCACTGCCACGGCGGATGCCGGCCAGCGTTTCCTGGAGCCGGGCCTGTTCCTCACCAACCCGCTCGACCAGATCTCTCTCGGTATGGCACTGGTCCTCGGTACTGCCGGTATGCCGCACATCCTTATGCGCTTTTTCACCGTACCGACTGCCCAGGCAGCTCGTAAATCGGTTATCGTTGCCATGTGGATCATTGGTTCCTTCTACATTCTTACTACGCTGCTCGGGTTCGGTGCTGCGATCCACCTCAGTCCGCAGGGGATCCAGAAGGTTGACAAAGGCGGCAACATGGCTGCCATGATGTTGGCCAAGGCCATGGGGGGGGATATCTCTCCGTTTGTCGGCGATCTGCTGCTGGCCTTCCTCTGTGCTGTTGCCTTCGCCACCATCCTGGCGGTTGTCTCCGGTCTGGTTCTGGCAGCTTCCGCAGCCATTGCCCATGACATCTATGTCAACGTGATCAAAGACGGGCATGCCGACCAGCATGAGCAGGTCATGGCAGCCAGGATAACCTCTCTGGTTGTCGGTGCCATGGGTATCGTTATCGGTATCGCGGCAGAAAAACAAAACGTCGCCCATCTTGTTGCACTTGCCTTTGCAGTTGCTTCATCAGGTAACCTGCCTGTTGTTGTCCTTTCGCTCTTCTGGAGAAAGTTCAACACCGCGGGTGTCATTTCCGGACTGCTTGTCGGCACCATTGCTTCCATCGGCCTGGTTATGGTTTCTCCCAACATGACCTACCCGAACAAGGTGGCTGATGATGCCAAGAAGGCCTACACCTTGCTGGAGAAGGAAATTGCCGCTGGCAAGGTGGCTCCGGATGCGATGGATAAAACCTTGAAGACCATCGCGGAGAAAAAGGATGTTGAAGTCAAGAATCGTGGCGGCAAATCAATGATGGGTCTGGAAAAACCTCTCTTCACCCTGAAAAATCCAGGCATCATCTCCATTCCTCTTGGATTCATGGCTGCTATTTTGGGCGCTCTTGCCTTCCCCAGCCGCCGTTCGGAAGAAATGTTCGACGAGATCTACGTCCGCCAGAATACCGGCATTGGTATGGCCAAGGCTATAGATCACTAA
- a CDS encoding DUF485 domain-containing protein: protein MAEKQYDWGAIAKNPKFVELHHKKTTFLFGWWIFSSVFYFLLPIGAAYTPGLFKIKIISNINFGYLFALSQFFVSWGIAMYYAHVANKDFDRLTRELVDELK from the coding sequence ATGGCAGAAAAACAGTATGATTGGGGGGCTATAGCCAAAAACCCAAAATTTGTCGAACTCCACCACAAAAAGACAACATTTCTTTTTGGCTGGTGGATATTCTCGTCGGTGTTTTATTTCCTCCTCCCCATCGGCGCAGCGTACACACCTGGTCTTTTCAAAATCAAGATCATCAGCAACATCAACTTTGGTTATTTGTTCGCTCTTTCCCAGTTCTTCGTTTCCTGGGGAATAGCTATGTATTATGCGCATGTTGCCAATAAGGACTTCGACCGGCTCACCCGTGAACTGGTCGATGAGCTCAAGTAA